The DNA region TTTCTTATAGGGATAGAGCCCGCTTTTGAAAATATCTTTCTTGCTGAGCGGCTCTACTGAAGGCTCTACTAGCGAGGTGATCTGATTGGTTGATTCAGGGTTAATCTCAGTCGTTATCGATGTTAATTGCTCTGTCATAAAGTCCTCATCAATCGTCTTGACTACTCAGAATTTGATACCGATTCCGAGATACGAATGGACTCCACCAAGAGTCCGCCACTTACCCTTAAAGTGTAGGTCTAAGCGTGGGTTTTATCTATGTGAAATTTGGGATTTAAGCTGTAAAATTTAATGCGCTGAAGAGTGCAGATACCCGAACCATTTCACACTTATTCACCTGGCCATGGGTGAAGGATAATAGTCGTCGTGATGCCCTTGTTTTCGCATCGTTTTACATGGCGATCAGCAGAGCCTGTGGAGCCGTTGTTAGAGCGAAAATCAGGCGTTTTTTAGTTTTTTTTATCCGTGCACTCTCGTGCAAAGGTCTCACTTTACGATGATATCCCACACGATGGCTTATCAGCGCAGCGCGTCCCCTCACCCCACCGTATCCAGAACCATACAACCTGTAACTACAATGGCCGCCAGGCTCAAGAGCAATACCGCGCCCGCCGCACAATCTTTTGCTATTTTGATATTGGGGTGAATCTCTGGGTGCAAGTGGTCAATCATCTGCTCCAGTGCAGTATTGAACAGTTCTGCTGCAAGGATTAACGCGCCCATTATAATCATAACCCCCCACCATAGCAGTGTCGGCTGTAGCCAAAGCATAGCCGGTAACATAATGAGCGCTAAAGTGGATTGACTGCGGAAGCTGCGCTCGCTTTGCCACGCGGCTACAATACCGGAAGATGCGAATGCAAAGCGCTCACTGAATCGACGGTTTTTCATATTCTGACCCTCGCTCTTTTGATCTACCCCGCAACTGAGACAACACGCTTTTCACCGCCTGCCGTAGCGCTGAAATCAGCTGCTTACGCCCGGTCAACCCCGTCAACGCTATACACTGCGCCATCGGACGCTGCTGCAATACCCGGCACAGTAGCAAAACGGCATCCGCATGACTCAGCGCTGGCTGGCAATTCAC from Gammaproteobacteria bacterium includes:
- a CDS encoding diacylglycerol kinase; protein product: MKNRRFSERFAFASSGIVAAWQSERSFRSQSTLALIMLPAMLWLQPTLLWWGVMIIMGALILAAELFNTALEQMIDHLHPEIHPNIKIAKDCAAGAVLLLSLAAIVVTGCMVLDTVG